The following coding sequences are from one Stigmatopora nigra isolate UIUO_SnigA chromosome 12, RoL_Snig_1.1, whole genome shotgun sequence window:
- the LOC144205003 gene encoding serine/threonine-protein kinase ICK-like isoform X1, with protein sequence MNRYSNLKQLGDGTYGSVILGRNLESGELVAIKKMKRKFYSWEECMNLREVKSLKKLNHANVIKLKEVIRENDHLYFIFEYMKENLYQLMKDRTRLFPESAVRNIMFQILQGLAFIHKHGFFHRDMKPENLLCMGPELVKIADFGLAREIRSRPPYTDYVSTRWYRAPEVLLRSISYSSPIDQWAVGCIMAELYTLRPLFPGSSEVDTIFKICQVLGTPKKNDWSEGFLLASAMYFRWPQCVPSHLKTLIPNASPEAIHLMTDLLQWDPKKRPTSAQALRYSYFHVGQALGTPQQILEQGRPRPHPLPPQLPILQPQQTSQQQAVHPRPAPPCRPPVPPHNKHCVTPRPVQQLPASPVPAAPAAYPRHAELIREQQTKHLLKQEARENTPQTRLPFIPDKSKTRQDGDNATPLNYQVKAKGGRRRWGHPRGDEWDDYEEVGLTAAMVAGKNNFFKDKTMPPEEPLRRYSDVVDFSRPSCKEEAPLNLNKASGYQEASRTASAKQHYLRQSRYLPGISTKKNVELNMNKDLSGSHLWGNSSIPFGGTLPSRGLHGTFPSRVTLLTQFVTFCIHIWFLFVTLKGTNTNLGGHMPTLYTKNVDFSAHRVQKGPRLESTASNYATWRSGRSQKSASTNAANKSPPCPLPRAPVQTIHGRIDWSAKYGHR encoded by the exons ATGAACAGATACAGCAATCTCAAACAGCTGGGAGATGGCACTTACGGATCGGTCATCCTCGGGCGCAATCTGGAGTCCGGAGAACTTGTTGCCATTAAGAA gatgaaaaGAAAGTTCTACTCGTGGGAAGAATGCATGAACCTTCGGGAAGTTAAG TCTTTAAAGAAGCTCAACCACGCCAATGTGATCAAGCTGAAGGAGGTCATCAGAGAGAATGAtcacttgtattttatttttgagtacATGAAGGAAAATCTGTATCAGCTAATGAAAGATAG GACTCGTTTGTTTCCAGAATCTGCTGTTAGAAATATCATGTTTCAAATCCTCCAGGGTCTTGCATTCATTCATAAACATG ggtTTTTCCACAGAGACATGAAGCCCGAGAATCTTCTGTGCATGGGTCCTGAATTGGTCAAGATAGCCGACTTTGGCCTCGCCCGTGAGATAAGATCGCGACCACCGTACACCGACTATGTCTCAACCAGATG GTATCGTGCTCCAGAGGTCCTCCTTAGATCCATATCCTACAGTTCCCCTATTGACCAGTGGGCGGTGGGCTGCATTATGGCTGAACTTTACACACTCAGGCCTTTATTTCCCGGCTCCAGCGAGGTGGACACCATATTCAAGATTTGCCAAGTTTTGGGTACACCAAAGAAG AATGATTGGTCGGAGGGATTTCTGCTGGCAAGTGCCATGTATTTCCGTTGGCCCCAGTGTGTTCCCAGTCATCTAAAGACACTGATTCCTAATGCTAGTCCTGAAGCCATTCACCTGATGACTGACCTGCTTCAATGGGACCCCAAGAAAAGACCAACTTCTGCACAG GCTCTCAGGTACTCGTACTTCCACGTGGGCCAGGCTTTGGGCACGCCTCAGCAGATCCTGGAGCAGGGCAGACCCCGGCCTCATCCGTTGCCCCCGCAACTGCCGATATTGCAGCCCCAGCAGACTTCACAGCAGCAAGCCGTACATCCCAGGCCCGCGCCCCCCTGCCGGCCGCCGGTACCGCCGCACAACAAACACTGCGTCACCCCCAGGCCCGTACAGCAGCTGCCGGCCTCCCCCGTCCCGGCCGCTCCGGCGGCGTACCCTCGGCACGCGGAGCTGATTCGGGAACAGCAAACAAAGCATCTTCTCAAGCAGGAAGCCAGAGAAAATACACCACAGACGCGTCTACCTTTCATTCCCGACAAGAGCAAG ACGAGGCAGGATGGCGACAACGCCACTCCGCTGAACTACCAGGTCAAAGCCAAGGGAGGGCGTCGCCGCTGGGGTCACCCGAGAGGGGACGAGTGGGACGACTACGAAGAGGTCGGGCTGACTGCGGCGATGGTGGCGGGAAAAAACAACTTCTTCAAAGACAAGACGATGCCGCCCGAAGAGCCGCTTAGAAG ATATAGTGACGTTGTGGACTTTAGTCGACCCAGCTGCAAAGAAGAAGCACCTTTAAACCTGAACAAGGCATCAGGATACCAGGAAGCATCGAGGACTGCGTCTGCCAAACAACACTACCTGAGGCAGTCTCGATATTTACCGg GTATTAGCACAAAGAAAAATGTGGAACTAAACATGAATAAAGACCTGTCCGGGAGCCATCTGTGGGGAAACAGCAGTATTCCATTTGGTGGTACGCTACCAAGCAGAGGTCTTCACGGTACTTTTCCATCAAGAGTCACTTTGCTGACACAATTTGTAACATTCTGCATTCATATCTGGTTTCTTTTTGTCACCTTAAAAGGCACAAATACAAACCTTGGAGGACACATGCCAACCCTCTACACAAAAAATGTCGACTTTTCTGCTCACCGAGTACAGAAGGGTCCACGTTTGGAGTCAACAGCATCAA ATTATGCAACATGGCGATCAGGTCGGAGCCAGAAGAGCGCCTCCACCAACGCGGCCAATAAGAGCCCCCCTTGTCCGTTACCACGTGCACCAGTACAGACCATCCACGGGCGAATAGACTGGTCTGCCAAATA
- the LOC144205003 gene encoding serine/threonine-protein kinase MAK-like isoform X2, with protein MNRYSNLKQLGDGTYGSVILGRNLESGELVAIKKMKRKFYSWEECMNLREVKSLKKLNHANVIKLKEVIRENDHLYFIFEYMKENLYQLMKDRTRLFPESAVRNIMFQILQGLAFIHKHGFFHRDMKPENLLCMGPELVKIADFGLAREIRSRPPYTDYVSTRWYRAPEVLLRSISYSSPIDQWAVGCIMAELYTLRPLFPGSSEVDTIFKICQVLGTPKKNDWSEGFLLASAMYFRWPQCVPSHLKTLIPNASPEAIHLMTDLLQWDPKKRPTSAQALRYSYFHVGQALGTPQQILEQGRPRPHPLPPQLPILQPQQTSQQQAVHPRPAPPCRPPVPPHNKHCVTPRPVQQLPASPVPAAPAAYPRHAELIREQQTKHLLKQEARENTPQTRLPFIPDKSKTRQDGDNATPLNYQVKAKGGRRRWGHPRGDEWDDYEEVGLTAAMVAGKNNFFKDKTMPPEEPLRRYSDVVDFSRPSCKEEAPLNLNKASGYQEASRTASAKQHYLRQSRYLPGISTKKNVELNMNKDLSGSHLWGNSSIPFGGTLPSRGLHGTNTNLGGHMPTLYTKNVDFSAHRVQKGPRLESTASNYATWRSGRSQKSASTNAANKSPPCPLPRAPVQTIHGRIDWSAKYGHR; from the exons ATGAACAGATACAGCAATCTCAAACAGCTGGGAGATGGCACTTACGGATCGGTCATCCTCGGGCGCAATCTGGAGTCCGGAGAACTTGTTGCCATTAAGAA gatgaaaaGAAAGTTCTACTCGTGGGAAGAATGCATGAACCTTCGGGAAGTTAAG TCTTTAAAGAAGCTCAACCACGCCAATGTGATCAAGCTGAAGGAGGTCATCAGAGAGAATGAtcacttgtattttatttttgagtacATGAAGGAAAATCTGTATCAGCTAATGAAAGATAG GACTCGTTTGTTTCCAGAATCTGCTGTTAGAAATATCATGTTTCAAATCCTCCAGGGTCTTGCATTCATTCATAAACATG ggtTTTTCCACAGAGACATGAAGCCCGAGAATCTTCTGTGCATGGGTCCTGAATTGGTCAAGATAGCCGACTTTGGCCTCGCCCGTGAGATAAGATCGCGACCACCGTACACCGACTATGTCTCAACCAGATG GTATCGTGCTCCAGAGGTCCTCCTTAGATCCATATCCTACAGTTCCCCTATTGACCAGTGGGCGGTGGGCTGCATTATGGCTGAACTTTACACACTCAGGCCTTTATTTCCCGGCTCCAGCGAGGTGGACACCATATTCAAGATTTGCCAAGTTTTGGGTACACCAAAGAAG AATGATTGGTCGGAGGGATTTCTGCTGGCAAGTGCCATGTATTTCCGTTGGCCCCAGTGTGTTCCCAGTCATCTAAAGACACTGATTCCTAATGCTAGTCCTGAAGCCATTCACCTGATGACTGACCTGCTTCAATGGGACCCCAAGAAAAGACCAACTTCTGCACAG GCTCTCAGGTACTCGTACTTCCACGTGGGCCAGGCTTTGGGCACGCCTCAGCAGATCCTGGAGCAGGGCAGACCCCGGCCTCATCCGTTGCCCCCGCAACTGCCGATATTGCAGCCCCAGCAGACTTCACAGCAGCAAGCCGTACATCCCAGGCCCGCGCCCCCCTGCCGGCCGCCGGTACCGCCGCACAACAAACACTGCGTCACCCCCAGGCCCGTACAGCAGCTGCCGGCCTCCCCCGTCCCGGCCGCTCCGGCGGCGTACCCTCGGCACGCGGAGCTGATTCGGGAACAGCAAACAAAGCATCTTCTCAAGCAGGAAGCCAGAGAAAATACACCACAGACGCGTCTACCTTTCATTCCCGACAAGAGCAAG ACGAGGCAGGATGGCGACAACGCCACTCCGCTGAACTACCAGGTCAAAGCCAAGGGAGGGCGTCGCCGCTGGGGTCACCCGAGAGGGGACGAGTGGGACGACTACGAAGAGGTCGGGCTGACTGCGGCGATGGTGGCGGGAAAAAACAACTTCTTCAAAGACAAGACGATGCCGCCCGAAGAGCCGCTTAGAAG ATATAGTGACGTTGTGGACTTTAGTCGACCCAGCTGCAAAGAAGAAGCACCTTTAAACCTGAACAAGGCATCAGGATACCAGGAAGCATCGAGGACTGCGTCTGCCAAACAACACTACCTGAGGCAGTCTCGATATTTACCGg GTATTAGCACAAAGAAAAATGTGGAACTAAACATGAATAAAGACCTGTCCGGGAGCCATCTGTGGGGAAACAGCAGTATTCCATTTGGTGGTACGCTACCAAGCAGAGGTCTTCACG GCACAAATACAAACCTTGGAGGACACATGCCAACCCTCTACACAAAAAATGTCGACTTTTCTGCTCACCGAGTACAGAAGGGTCCACGTTTGGAGTCAACAGCATCAA ATTATGCAACATGGCGATCAGGTCGGAGCCAGAAGAGCGCCTCCACCAACGCGGCCAATAAGAGCCCCCCTTGTCCGTTACCACGTGCACCAGTACAGACCATCCACGGGCGAATAGACTGGTCTGCCAAATA